atttaaaaatattttattttttttatatatttaaattattttaatatgttagtattaaaaataatttttttaaaaaaatattattttaatacatttctaaataaaaaatattttgaaaaaaatactattactacacttctaaatattttataaataaaaattattataaataattttaaaaaattaaataatatttttaattatttttagaattatggTTGTagttacttttaattttaaaatactaatttacTCGGAAACTAAGTTTACAGGGCGTGTTAATGTCactttaaaaatttgatttccGACAGTTAATCATCTATTGtgacttttttgtattttcctttCCACCACCGTCCATTtctactagtaatagtaataaaaaaatgtctttAAGTTTTCAGTGTTATCTTTTAAAGTTATGGAATATCTCAATATCATaagaaagttaattaaaaataaaaacataaaaaaaacaactcttttttagtaaaataaatatgataaaatttgaaaggGTTAGTTTTCAGGGAGTGTTAGTTGATATAGAAAAGCATGAAACCATGTTACACATACTGCCTTTGGAGTTATAACTTTAGGTATTTGTGTTTCAAATCTAAACTTTAATTTGTTCACATTAATTATAGTCCTTGTGAGTCTAGAGAAGAGTGGGAAATTCGCTTGAGaatgagaggagaaaaaaagctTTGGACCAGTCACATTCTAGCTAGAAGAAATATCAATTTTGGTGTGTAGTTGGTTTGTTTTGGAGAGGGAATTAGTTCAGTGTAAATGGTTTTGGCATTTAACCATTGCAGAAAATAAAGATCAGAATCtagaaagtttttattttattttatttgcatttaaGTTTTTAGAATGATGATATAGTGTTTTAgggttgaaaatataattattaaggtttatacaatgttatttttggtgaaaatagataaaaaattatgatttaaggGTTCCAAAACTTGGATCCCAATTATTCGGTCATCTGAGGTTAAATGAATTTGTTGTAGTGGGGGATACATTGTCAATTCTATTAAACAAACTTTTAGCTGACGATGCATAGTTCCCTgtttttgtaaaagaaaaaactcaggTGTACTCGAGCTTTTTGTCTTTGAGGCTAAATGTGCTAGTCGGTTCTTCGATGTGTGTTTGATCTTATTTTAAATagccctttatttatttttatcatagaataaaattattaaaattctttttgaataaaatcattaaaattattttaaaaaacattacccAATTAAGCcattgttttcaaataaaattggaGCCTttgatgataatattaataattactttaggtataattttatatatgaactTTAAGAATTTCTCAtgaatatttgataatatataataataataaattatatatttagtattgttagtttttatataattttttcaaatgaattattctcatatattttttcatacatTCACTTGAAAATCATGGAGtcgtgattttgtttttcttattgaaaCTTTATTTATAAAGCATGGTATGCttttattgaaataacaatACTTCCTatattgaaaagttttttttttcataacaaagaaatacaaaatacCCAAAgagagttttaattaaaaagatacatttttttcttgaataaaaattattggaattctttattatgaatatttattttaatttactttagtttttattccaaaaaaccatattgttaataaaaaaagatatattttattgaaacaaaaaaatacatgaataaaatacAGAATATCtcttaaggatattttttttcttataaatatctatattaattattacaaaattaaatgaaaaaatatatgaaaagtgTCCCAGGACATCGCACGGTACACGGACTAGCTAGTAAAAACTATAATGAAAATCAATGAAACTAATTGAAACAAGCCAATAGTTTTGAGAAGAAATCGAAACATCCCATTAAcgattatctatatatattcatCTTGCAAATctaatagaataatattttggaaCTCAGATCTTTaacgggaaaaaaaagaagaagagagtttTCCTACACGAAGtaaaatcacacaaaaaaagaaatcatctgaAAGTCCATTAGCACGTGAGGAACAGAGAGAGTTAGCGGTGTCAGACATGACGGCAAATCAATgaagtgaagaagaagaggacCGGTAGGAGTACTCGATAGGCCTCGCCTCACCCCCCGTGGTTAACCCTCCAGTCAACCGATCTTGCATGCTAGATTCAGCTTTCTGGTAAAATGTTTCATCACGTGACTAACCATTTGTCTTTATGAACACCATCCATAAACTTATAAAATGGTACCGAGCGTTTGCTGAAACCTCGCAGCATCCTTTTAAGATATTTTGTATTCGTTTTGTGCTTTGTAAGCAAAATTCAAGTTTCATAAAACATCATTGGTACTATTGCTGCCATGGTGACTTCATCAGTGCTAGTTCCTCGAGTTGAGACTTTGGCAAGAAGTGGGATAAAATCAATCCCAAAAGAGTATATTCGGCCCCAAGAGGAGTTAAATAACATCGGCGATGTTTTCGAAGAAGTGAAGAACAATGAAGGGCCTCAAGTTCCAACCATTGATTTGATGGAAATTGAATCTGAGGACACAGTGGTCCGGGAGAAATGCCGGGAAGAAATAGTCAACGCAGCTAAAGAGTGGGGTGTTATGCACCTTGtcaaccatggaattcctgatgATTTAATCGATCGTGTCAGGAAAGCTGGCCAGGCTTTCTTTGATCTCCCGATTGAGGAAAAAGAGAAGTATGCTAATGATCAGGCTTCAGGAAATGTTCAGGGGTATGGAAGCAAGCTAGCTAACAATGCCAGCGGGCAGCTTGAGTGGGAGGactattttttccatctcattttcCCTGAGGACAAGCGTGACATCTCCATATGGCCCAAGACACCTAGTGATTATACGTacgctttctttcttttttgatactttttcctttttagttaATCCTACGTTGCTCAGACTCCAGATCCATATCCTACATGGGTTCATGTCCGAAACTTGCAGTCTCGTACGCATGTCGGACTTGGCTAGTCTTtctatattttgttaaaatttgtcATACGAGGCAAATTGAAGGATCGATGGAAGAAACACAGTCTGTGATAGCCAAGTCAAATTCTTGCAGTTTATTCAATCTCATCTCCGAACTtacaatataaatcataaaattgacAACTTTGCAGGAAAGTCACTAGTGAATATGCAAGGCTGCTGAGAAGTTTAGCGAGCAAAATTCTGTCAGTACTATCACTTGGCCTGGGATTGGAGGAAGGAAGGCTAGAAAAGGAGGTCGGTGGTATGGAAGAGTTGCTACTCCAAATGAAGATCAACTACTACCCCAGGTGCCCTCAACCAGAACTAGCTCTAGGGGTTGAAGCTCACACAGATATAAGTGCACTCACTTTTATACTCCACAACATGGTGCCTGGCCTGCAACTCTTCTATGAAGGCAAGTGGGTAACAGCAAAATGCGTCCCCAACTCAATCATCATGCACATTGGCGACACTGTTGAGATCTTGAGCAACGGGAAATACAAGAGTATTCTTCACAGGGGAGTTGTTAACAAGGAGAAGGTAAGGATTTCAT
This genomic interval from Populus alba chromosome 1, ASM523922v2, whole genome shotgun sequence contains the following:
- the LOC118033651 gene encoding leucoanthocyanidin dioxygenase — protein: MVTSSVLVPRVETLARSGIKSIPKEYIRPQEELNNIGDVFEEVKNNEGPQVPTIDLMEIESEDTVVREKCREEIVNAAKEWGVMHLVNHGIPDDLIDRVRKAGQAFFDLPIEEKEKYANDQASGNVQGYGSKLANNASGQLEWEDYFFHLIFPEDKRDISIWPKTPSDYTKVTSEYARLLRSLASKILSVLSLGLGLEEGRLEKEVGGMEELLLQMKINYYPRCPQPELALGVEAHTDISALTFILHNMVPGLQLFYEGKWVTAKCVPNSIIMHIGDTVEILSNGKYKSILHRGVVNKEKVRISWAVFCEPPKEKIILKPLEETVTEAEPPLFPPRTFAQHLAHKLFRKTQDSLTPPKAD